A segment of the Bartonella henselae str. Houston-1 genome:
AAACCTTATTTTCGTTTATCTTTTGACGAAGAAAAGTTTTAACACGCGCAATATCACGCCGAACCTGCTTAACACGCGAAACCTTTTCTAATTGCCCTGTCGCCTTCTGAAAGCGCAAATTAAACTGCTCTTTCTTTAATTTTACCAATTCATCTTTCATTTGGTCGAGCGTCTGCGCCCGTAACTCCCTGGCTCTCATCGCTTAACCTCTTTATTCAGCAATACGCTGGATGAAACGCGTCTTAATAGGTAATTTCGCAGCACCCAATCTTAAGGCTTCACGTGCCACGTCTTCGGGAATCCCATCAAGCTCAAACATGATACGTCCCGGTGCCACACGAGCTGCCCAATAATCGACACTTCCCTTACCTTTACCCATACGAACTTCGGTCGGTTTAGATGTAACTGGAAGATCCGGAAAAATACGAATCCACACACGACCAGAACGTTTCATATAACGTGTAATCGCACGACGCGCCGCCTCAATTTGGCGGGCAGTAATCCGCTCCGGTTCAACAGCTTTTAAACCATAAGCACCGAAATTCAAATCCGTACCACCTTTCGAAACACCATGAATACGACCTTTGAACTGTTTACGGAACCTTGTGCGCTTTGGCTGCAACATTGCTCTCTACTCCAAAATTTAGCTTACTCACAAAACTAAGCATTTTCCCGGCGACGATTCGACGAAGAACCCGAATGATCTACTTCCGCAGCACGACGTTCTGAAGCCATCGGATCATATTCGAGAATCTCACCCTTAAAGACCCAGACCTTAACACCACAAATACCATAAGCGGTCTTAGCTTCTGCTGTACCGTAATCAACATCAGAACGCAAGGTATGAAGTGGAACACGACCTTCACGATACCATTCCATACGAGCAATTTCAGCACCACCAAGACGACCAGAACAGTTGATACGAATACCTTCTGCACCAAGACGTAAAGCCGATTGAACTGCACGCTTCATCGCACGCCGAAAAGCAACACGACGCTCTAGCTGCTGAGCAATGGATTGCGCAATAATTGTTGCATCAATCTCTGGCTTATGAATTTCCACAATATTTAATGAAGTCTCAGCATTTGTCATTTCCGAAAGCTTACGACGAAGTTTCTCGATATCAGCACCTTTTTTACCAATAATCAAACCAGGACGCGCTGAATAAATAGTTACACGACATTTCTTGTGAGGACGCTCAATAACAATCTTAGAAACAGCTGCTTGTTTGAGTTCTTCAAGCACATATAAACGAATCTTTAAGTCCTCATGAAGCAAACGTCCATATTCCCCACTATCAGCATACCAACGAGAATCCCAGGTCCGATTAACTCCAAGACGAAGTCCTATTGGATTGATCTTCTGACCCATTATGCGACCTCCACTTTTTCGATAACTTCACGAACAATAATAGTAAGATGCGAAAATGGACGTTCAATGCGACTAGCGCGCCCACGACCACGAACATGAAAACGCTTCATTACTATCGACTTACCAACATAAGCTTCTGCGACAACAAGCGAATCAATATCAAGATCATGATTATTCTCTGCATTTGCAACCGCTGATTCAAGAGTTTTTTTCACCGTCCCAGCAATACGTTTACGTGAAAATGTTAAATCAGCCAGTGCAGCACCAACTTTTTTACCACGAATCATCGCAGCAACCAAATTAAGTTTTTGCGGACTAACACGAATTGTCCGAGCCACAGCTTTCGCCTCATTATCTTTAAGCTGGCGCGGAAACTTAGCTTTTCCCATCCCTACTTCCTCTTCGCTTTCT
Coding sequences within it:
- the rplV gene encoding 50S ribosomal protein L22, translated to MGKAKFPRQLKDNEAKAVARTIRVSPQKLNLVAAMIRGKKVGAALADLTFSRKRIAGTVKKTLESAVANAENNHDLDIDSLVVAEAYVGKSIVMKRFHVRGRGRASRIERPFSHLTIIVREVIEKVEVA
- the rpsC gene encoding 30S ribosomal protein S3, which produces MGQKINPIGLRLGVNRTWDSRWYADSGEYGRLLHEDLKIRLYVLEELKQAAVSKIVIERPHKKCRVTIYSARPGLIIGKKGADIEKLRRKLSEMTNAETSLNIVEIHKPEIDATIIAQSIAQQLERRVAFRRAMKRAVQSALRLGAEGIRINCSGRLGGAEIARMEWYREGRVPLHTLRSDVDYGTAEAKTAYGICGVKVWVFKGEILEYDPMASERRAAEVDHSGSSSNRRRENA
- the rpmC gene encoding 50S ribosomal protein L29, whose translation is MRARELRAQTLDQMKDELVKLKKEQFNLRFQKATGQLEKVSRVKQVRRDIARVKTFLRQKINENKV
- the rplP gene encoding 50S ribosomal protein L16; this translates as MLQPKRTRFRKQFKGRIHGVSKGGTDLNFGAYGLKAVEPERITARQIEAARRAITRYMKRSGRVWIRIFPDLPVTSKPTEVRMGKGKGSVDYWAARVAPGRIMFELDGIPEDVAREALRLGAAKLPIKTRFIQRIAE